Proteins found in one Triticum urartu cultivar G1812 chromosome 4, Tu2.1, whole genome shotgun sequence genomic segment:
- the LOC125550898 gene encoding uncharacterized protein LOC125550898, which yields MACHQRSASLPSIPHSSESKVELELQSLPTRISSPSATIDTMCGGLRSLGDIYSSIEEIMSLPSNQVPLQRKMVEEELDRSLVLVDLCNAMQESLAELKASIQDLQLALKRGDGAAVQIKIESFIRLAKKAQKPFKKIASGKATVEGCRTVRLLVEARDMAVCLLEPTSRLLLKQIGVANGSRWSLVSQRFQKKRVVCEAAKLQVLEHSVADLENGVESLFRRLIQSRVSLLNILSS from the coding sequence ATGGCCTGCCATCAAAGATCTGCGAGTCTGCCTTCTATCCCTCACTCCAGTGAATCAAAAGTGGAGCTGGAGCTGCAGAGCCTGCCGACACGCATATCCTCGCCTTCCGCGACCATCGACACGATGTGCGGCGGTTTGAGGAGTCTCGGAGACATCTACAGCTCCATAGAAGAGATCATGAGCCTGCCCAGCAACCAAGTCCCCTTGCAAAGGAAGATGGTCGAGGAAGAGCTCGACAGGTCACTTGTCCTGGTGGATCTCTGCAATGCCATGCAGGAGAGCCTGGCAGAGCTGAAGGCAAGCATCCAGGACCTGCAGCTCGCCCTCAAGAGAGGAGATGGCGCGGCTGTCCAGATCAAGATCGAGTCCTTCATTCGCCTCGCGAAGAAAGCGCAGAAGCCTTTCAAGAAGATCGCAAGCGGCAAAGCTACCGTCGAAGGCTGCAGGACGGTGAGGCTACTGGTAGAAGCAAGAGACATGGCGGTCTGTCTGCTTGAACCCACGTCGCGCCTCCTGCTGAAGCAAATTGGGGTCGCCAATGGAAGCAGATGGTCTCTGGTCTCACAGAGGTTCCAGAAGAAGAGGGTTGTCTGCGAGGCGGCGAAGCTGCAAGTGCTGGAGCACAGCGTGGCCGACCTTGAGAACGGCGTCGAGTCCCTGTTCAGGAGGTTGATCCAGAGCAGGGTTTCACTCCTGAACATCCTTAGCTCCTAG
- the LOC125550893 gene encoding uncharacterized protein LOC125550893 — translation MVEHQESTPALHFLLHYKQKHIISSSIRNMACHQRSASLPSIAHSSESKVEVELQGLESCISSPSATIDTMCGGYARLGDIYNCIEEIMGLPSNQVGLSFPQNKKMVEEELERSLVLIDLCNSMQENLAELKMSTQELQLVLKRGDDAAVQLKVESFIRLAKQAQKPFKKITSSKASGEDCRLIRLLAEAREMSVSLLESTSQLLPKQFATTKGSKWSLIQKRKVVCEEEQLQVLERSMGDLENGAELLFRRLIQSRVLLLNILSS, via the coding sequence ATGGTCGAGCACCAAGAAAGCACACCTGCCCTTCACTTTCTCTTGCACTACAAACAGAAACACATCATCAGCTCATCCATTAGAAACATGGCTTGCCATCAAAGATCTGCAAGTTTGCCTTCTATCGCCCACTCCAGTGAATCCAAAGTGGAGGTGGAGCTGCAGGGCCTGGAGTCATGCATCTCTTCACCCTCCGCAACCATCGACACAATGTGTGGTGGTTATGCAAGGCTTGGAGACATCTACAACTGCATAGAGGAGATCATGGGCTTGCCCAGCAACCAAGTTGGCCTCTCCTTCCCCCAAAACAAGAAAATGGTGGAAGAGGAACTGGAGCGATCCCTCGTGCTGATTGATCTTTGCAATTCCATGCAAGAGAATTTAGCAGAGCTGAAGATGAGTACCCAGGAGCTGCAACTGGTTCTCAAAAGAGGAGATGATGCGGCTGTTCAACTCAAGGTTGAGTCCTTCATTCGCCTGGCGAAGCAGGCTCAGAAGCCTTTCAAGAAGATCACAAGCAGCAAAGCTAGTGGTGAGGATTGCAGGCTGATCAGGCTACTGGCGGAAGCCAGAGAGATGTCTGTCTCTCTACTCGAGTCCACATCGCAGCTGTTGCCGAAGCAGTTCGCCACTACCAAAGGAAGCAAATGGTCTCTTATCCAGAAAAGAAAGGTCGTTTGCGAGGAGGAACAGTTGCAGGTGCTAGAGCGAAGCATGGGAGATCTTGAGAACGGTGCGGAGCTTCTGTTCAGGAGACTGATCCAAAGCAGGGTTTTACTCCTGAACATTCTCAGCTCGTAG